One part of the Granulicella arctica genome encodes these proteins:
- a CDS encoding ABC transporter permease, with protein MRTLLNDLSFALRQLNKHRVYAVTAILSMALGIGATAAVYSVLYGVLIDPYPYREANSMAFVNLYDKAGHAQGGISFTMAQVDEVRKAKSVEAVIAERNVDMTSTDAELPQTTKVLQMTGNGFDFLGAPPLLGRTFTSNEAPEGSAPPPVAVISYLFWKSHFASSPAVLGKTLELDHQQYTVIGVVGPRFTWTDAEVYVPLPGSVDPKERMQTLIRLRPEASLATISGEMESLVQQFGRDNPNLLPHDGFRIKVESLNDSLLGEFKGTLFLLFAAVALLLLIGCGNVSILMLARGTARQQELTMRSALGASRFRIVRQLLTESVLISIAGGALGIAIAYLAIHLITGLLPEYSIPHEVVIALNMPVLFFSVAVSVATGIAAGLFPALQFSNPRHSHIAQTGDTRTATSKGSRIRTALIIGQIALTVLLLAGAGAAMRTFLEAHNAHLGFDPHNLLLMDLNLPEHQPNTATWESRVSYYDALTEKLKATPGVTGVSLYIGGTAPRGNWMQPIGIVGTPTTDSTRAGVRLVSEEYLSVMRIPLLRGRFLSHDDVLHGAHVAIVSKTFVNQYLPNIDPIGRLITPKQLSQLPPTALSAPNADQPFQIIGVADDIRNDGLHRPSLPQVYIPSTIVLFDSTGILVRTAADPRQSIHALATSIRSFNANQAVSEIYAYEDFLSEFIWSFDRFISILFSIFSTVALSLAAIGLFSVVAYTVEQRTREIGIRLALGAQRSSVLILALASTVWSTGIGLCIGIALSVGLSDFVFQWTQSSMRNASVLMLISLVFLLASAIASFLPARRATRVDPMIALRAQ; from the coding sequence ATGCGCACTCTTCTGAATGATCTCTCCTTCGCACTTCGTCAGCTCAACAAACATCGTGTCTACGCCGTGACGGCAATTCTCTCGATGGCTCTTGGGATCGGTGCAACAGCCGCTGTCTATAGTGTCCTTTATGGCGTCCTGATTGACCCCTACCCTTATCGAGAGGCCAACAGTATGGCCTTCGTCAACCTTTATGACAAGGCCGGGCACGCTCAGGGAGGTATCTCCTTCACCATGGCCCAGGTCGATGAAGTGCGCAAAGCAAAGTCCGTCGAAGCTGTGATCGCAGAACGCAATGTCGACATGACTTCGACGGACGCCGAACTTCCACAGACCACGAAGGTTCTTCAAATGACCGGGAATGGATTCGACTTTTTGGGTGCTCCGCCGCTGCTTGGCCGTACCTTTACGTCGAACGAAGCACCAGAAGGATCTGCTCCCCCTCCCGTGGCCGTCATCAGCTATCTCTTCTGGAAGAGCCATTTCGCTTCAAGCCCTGCGGTGCTTGGCAAGACACTCGAACTCGATCATCAGCAATACACCGTAATTGGCGTCGTCGGCCCTCGGTTCACGTGGACAGACGCTGAGGTCTATGTCCCCTTGCCGGGATCTGTCGACCCAAAGGAGCGGATGCAGACTCTCATCCGTCTCCGCCCTGAGGCCTCACTTGCGACCATCAGCGGAGAGATGGAAAGTCTCGTTCAACAGTTCGGGCGAGACAATCCAAATCTGCTGCCGCACGATGGCTTCAGGATTAAGGTCGAGAGCCTCAACGATTCTCTGCTCGGCGAGTTCAAAGGGACGCTCTTTCTGCTCTTCGCCGCGGTAGCCCTGCTTCTGCTCATCGGATGTGGCAATGTCTCGATCCTGATGCTCGCTCGCGGTACGGCACGACAACAGGAGCTAACGATGCGCTCCGCACTCGGAGCTTCGCGCTTCCGCATCGTTCGTCAACTCCTCACGGAGTCGGTCCTTATCTCCATCGCTGGAGGCGCGCTCGGAATCGCGATTGCCTACTTGGCCATTCATCTCATCACTGGCCTCCTGCCCGAATACTCTATCCCGCATGAGGTTGTGATCGCCCTCAACATGCCGGTGTTATTTTTCAGCGTCGCTGTCTCCGTAGCTACGGGCATCGCCGCTGGTCTATTCCCAGCGCTACAGTTCTCCAACCCGCGTCATAGCCACATCGCCCAGACAGGCGACACACGGACAGCTACTTCCAAAGGATCTCGAATCCGGACCGCGCTTATCATCGGTCAGATCGCGCTCACCGTGCTGTTGCTTGCCGGCGCAGGCGCAGCCATGCGCACCTTTCTTGAAGCGCACAACGCTCATCTGGGCTTCGATCCTCATAACCTACTTCTGATGGATCTCAATCTTCCTGAGCACCAGCCCAACACGGCAACCTGGGAATCCCGTGTCAGCTACTACGATGCCCTCACAGAAAAACTGAAAGCAACTCCTGGCGTCACAGGAGTGTCCCTCTACATCGGTGGAACGGCTCCGCGTGGCAATTGGATGCAGCCCATCGGCATTGTAGGCACACCGACGACGGACAGCACCCGTGCGGGAGTGCGCCTGGTCAGCGAGGAGTACCTCTCCGTGATGCGAATCCCCTTGCTACGGGGACGTTTCCTGTCACATGATGATGTCCTTCATGGAGCACACGTCGCCATCGTCAGCAAGACCTTCGTCAACCAATATCTTCCGAATATCGATCCCATCGGACGGCTCATCACACCAAAGCAACTCTCCCAGTTGCCTCCCACGGCACTCTCCGCACCCAACGCCGACCAGCCCTTTCAGATCATTGGTGTCGCCGATGACATTCGCAACGATGGGCTTCACAGACCTTCGCTTCCTCAGGTCTATATTCCCTCGACGATCGTACTCTTCGATTCGACCGGAATCCTGGTTCGGACGGCTGCCGACCCGCGCCAGTCCATCCACGCTCTGGCAACTAGCATCCGTTCCTTCAACGCGAATCAGGCTGTGAGTGAAATCTACGCCTACGAGGATTTCCTTTCCGAGTTCATCTGGTCCTTCGACCGTTTTATCTCTATCCTCTTCAGCATCTTCTCCACTGTCGCCCTCTCGCTGGCCGCCATAGGTCTCTTCAGTGTCGTCGCTTACACGGTTGAGCAACGAACCCGTGAGATTGGCATCCGTCTGGCGCTTGGAGCGCAACGATCCAGCGTCCTCATCCTCGCCTTAGCATCAACTGTATGGTCGACTGGCATTGGCCTGTGCATCGGGATTGCCCTGAGCGTTGGGCTGAGCGACTTCGTCTTCCAGTGGACACAGAGCAGTATGAGAAATGCATCCGTCCTCATGCTGATCTCCCTTGTCTTCTTACTGGCTTCAGCAATTGCCAGCTTTCTACCAGCACGCAGGGCAACCCGGGTCGATCCGATGATCGCACTGCGTGCGCAGTAG
- the nadD gene encoding nicotinate-nucleotide adenylyltransferase, with translation MRVAFFGGTFDPIHRGHLAIAAAAADHLALDSILFAPTGLQPLKLSGSTATFDDRLAMTTLACATDPRFEPSTLDAPRADGSPNYTVHVLTALREQLPTATLFNLVGLDSFLDLPRWHQPHRLLELTEWIVVSRPGYTLDLSAFTPAQRTRIHPLDSVHEDVSATELRHRLQHGDPCLDLIPASVSTYIEAHRLYR, from the coding sequence ATGCGCGTTGCTTTCTTCGGCGGCACCTTCGACCCGATCCACCGTGGCCATCTCGCCATCGCCGCCGCCGCCGCCGACCACCTCGCCCTCGATTCGATCCTCTTCGCCCCCACCGGCCTGCAGCCGCTCAAGCTCAGCGGCTCCACCGCGACCTTCGACGACCGCCTCGCCATGACAACACTCGCCTGCGCCACCGACCCACGCTTCGAGCCCTCCACCCTCGACGCCCCCCGCGCAGACGGCTCCCCCAACTACACCGTCCACGTCCTCACCGCCCTGCGCGAACAGCTCCCCACCGCCACTCTCTTCAACCTCGTCGGCCTCGACAGCTTCCTCGACCTGCCCCGCTGGCATCAGCCCCACCGCCTCCTCGAGCTCACCGAGTGGATCGTCGTCAGCCGCCCCGGCTACACCCTCGACCTCTCAGCTTTCACCCCAGCACAACGCACCCGCATCCACCCACTCGACTCCGTCCACGAAGACGTCTCCGCCACCGAGCTGCGCCATCGCCTCCAACACGGCGACCCCTGCCTCGACCTCATCCCCGCATCAGTCTCCACCTACATCGAGGCCCATCGCCTCTACCGCTAG
- the rsfS gene encoding ribosome silencing factor produces MASIESNQLLAAAAAACEDKKAEDIRILALDPAESGLTDYFLICNGTNDRQNVAITDEIEIRLKREFGVYPNSVEGRRNGEWILMDYVDFIVHVFSAEKRAFYGLERLRKTATSLSIEELNAEIKAKIAASRATKPAKKAVAKKAPVKKTSAKAIKTIKPAVKKTTKAVKKTIAKKATAKKSK; encoded by the coding sequence ATGGCATCGATTGAAAGCAACCAGCTCCTCGCCGCTGCCGCAGCAGCCTGCGAAGACAAGAAGGCCGAGGACATTCGGATCCTCGCGCTCGACCCGGCCGAGAGCGGCCTCACCGACTACTTCCTCATCTGCAACGGCACCAACGACCGGCAGAACGTCGCCATCACGGACGAGATCGAGATCCGCCTGAAGCGCGAGTTCGGCGTCTATCCGAACTCCGTCGAGGGCCGCCGCAACGGCGAGTGGATCCTCATGGACTACGTCGACTTCATCGTCCACGTCTTCTCCGCCGAGAAGCGCGCCTTCTACGGCCTCGAACGCCTGCGCAAGACCGCAACCAGCCTCAGCATCGAAGAGCTGAACGCCGAGATCAAAGCAAAGATCGCCGCCAGCCGCGCAACCAAACCGGCAAAGAAAGCGGTTGCAAAGAAAGCTCCCGTGAAGAAAACCTCGGCAAAGGCCATAAAGACCATCAAGCCTGCGGTAAAGAAAACGACGAAGGCCGTGAAGAAAACTATAGCGAAGAAAGCTACGGCGAAGAAATCGAAGTAA
- a CDS encoding carboxypeptidase regulatory-like domain-containing protein: MKYFRLLGLIAALLFSSGIAFGQATSGDFVGTVTDATSAVIPNATVVAKNESTGVIYTAKVSASGEVRITNLPPGAYDITVTASGFSPFTLKGLAIDLNKTSSSTFKLLAASANSVVEVSAVASITLDTTSTNLTQTFETQEVQQLPSATVGLGVLNLALLSPNVASSGGIGIGVGPSVGGQRPRNNNFTIEGIDNNDKSVTGPLVYVPNNAVGEFSVITNQFSPEFGHSSGGQFNTNIVSGTNHFHGQGYEYFQNKELNATNLPAGQTLAKPRFDFNRYGGELGGPVLKNKVFFFGNFERQTTGQSTQSLLCTPTAAGLTTLQGLPNLSATNVAEYVKYMPASPSQVTDANDGACFNQASGAQSVAVYPGTGLSSGTPYPGGNDLGPVYGSGTAVQIPLGNYAVNAPNFINFDALTTSGDVTLSPKDNLRLRYLYNTQGSADTNASLPAFYLTQPFRYHLIAISEYHTFSPNLTNEARIGFNRYANATPAGNFQFPGLDSFPNLTFYDQGGLNVGPDGNAPQSTIQNMYQFTNNIIYTHHGHTIKVGFDGRKFISPQTFTQRVRGDYEWDYLTEYLHDLAPTNFGERSTGNFIYYGDQTALYGYANDTWRATSKLTLNYGLRYEFTSVPVGERAQSLNSLASVAGLINFTAPQPQYKNFAPRFGVNYSPDEKTSIRAGFGMSYDVLFDNLGLLSFPPQYSSTNDVGDGKTGIKNPGDPDFLKDGGLPAGTGTLNTFTNDLAGQKAATSAYLPNQQLPYAETWSLGVQRVIGSNYTAEIRYLGTRGIHLPTQDQINVQPRVTAANQLTTSLSGGTSVATSPNANTLSAIQALSNILPAYEAAGFTGKITSYQPYSQSNYNGLAGTLQRRFQNGLSVNAAYTWSKTLDDATAEVFATVLSPRRPQNSQNVAADYGRSALDRTHRLTIAAVYDLPYFKHSNYLLKNLAGNWVFSPIYTYESPEYATTLSGVNSNLNGDSGSAIDRTIINPNGVKGTSSSVKAVYSTTLAGNCTAPATTCSGNLVGYVAVTPNAYYIQAGAGTLPTASRNTLPIRPIDDVDLAATKRLNITERIAFEFQAQAFNVLNHPQYIPGSLNNVNTNSFTSSYAFQTAGNPAFNHPELIFKSNARTLQLAGKLTF; encoded by the coding sequence ATGAAGTATTTCCGCCTTCTAGGTCTTATAGCAGCACTTCTCTTCAGCAGTGGTATAGCGTTTGGCCAGGCGACGAGTGGCGACTTTGTTGGCACGGTCACGGACGCTACCTCCGCAGTCATCCCGAATGCGACCGTGGTGGCGAAGAATGAGAGCACTGGGGTCATCTATACGGCCAAGGTCTCCGCGAGCGGCGAAGTGCGCATCACCAACTTACCTCCAGGTGCGTATGACATTACCGTGACGGCAAGTGGATTTTCGCCGTTTACGCTGAAGGGTTTGGCGATCGACCTGAACAAGACGAGCAGCTCGACATTCAAGCTGTTGGCGGCGAGCGCAAACTCGGTTGTGGAGGTGTCGGCGGTGGCCTCGATAACGCTGGATACGACCTCGACGAATCTGACGCAGACCTTTGAGACGCAGGAGGTGCAACAGTTGCCGAGCGCAACGGTGGGCCTTGGAGTACTCAACCTTGCGTTGCTCAGTCCGAACGTGGCTTCGAGCGGCGGTATCGGGATTGGCGTTGGGCCTTCAGTGGGTGGACAGCGTCCGCGCAACAACAATTTCACGATCGAGGGTATCGACAACAACGATAAAAGCGTGACGGGCCCGCTTGTGTACGTGCCGAACAACGCAGTGGGTGAGTTCTCAGTCATTACAAATCAGTTTTCGCCTGAGTTCGGTCACTCCTCCGGCGGTCAATTCAACACAAACATCGTGAGCGGAACTAACCACTTTCATGGACAGGGATACGAGTACTTTCAGAACAAAGAATTGAATGCGACGAATCTTCCCGCGGGTCAAACGCTTGCCAAGCCCCGCTTCGATTTCAACCGCTATGGTGGCGAACTGGGCGGTCCAGTCCTTAAGAACAAAGTGTTCTTCTTTGGCAACTTCGAGCGGCAGACGACAGGACAGAGCACCCAGTCTTTGCTATGCACGCCTACGGCGGCAGGTCTGACGACGTTGCAAGGGTTGCCGAATCTGAGCGCGACTAATGTGGCGGAGTACGTCAAGTACATGCCGGCATCCCCCAGCCAGGTAACCGATGCGAACGACGGTGCGTGCTTTAACCAGGCAAGCGGAGCGCAATCAGTTGCTGTATACCCGGGCACGGGACTATCTTCGGGAACACCGTACCCCGGCGGCAACGATCTGGGGCCCGTCTATGGTTCTGGTACAGCCGTGCAGATTCCTCTTGGCAATTATGCCGTGAACGCGCCCAACTTCATCAATTTCGACGCGTTGACGACGAGCGGCGATGTGACGCTCTCGCCAAAGGACAATCTCCGGTTGCGCTATCTATATAACACGCAGGGCTCCGCAGACACGAACGCCTCATTGCCAGCGTTCTACCTGACGCAGCCTTTCCGGTATCACCTCATCGCGATCAGCGAATATCATACGTTTTCGCCTAACCTGACGAACGAGGCGCGTATCGGCTTCAACCGGTACGCAAATGCGACCCCCGCAGGGAACTTCCAGTTTCCGGGACTGGACTCTTTCCCGAATCTTACCTTTTACGATCAGGGTGGCCTCAACGTAGGTCCGGACGGCAATGCACCGCAGTCAACGATTCAGAATATGTACCAGTTTACGAACAACATCATCTATACGCATCATGGACATACGATCAAGGTTGGCTTCGATGGTCGTAAGTTCATCTCGCCGCAGACCTTTACGCAGCGCGTCCGTGGCGATTATGAATGGGACTACCTGACAGAGTACTTGCATGACCTGGCGCCGACCAACTTCGGCGAGCGCTCGACGGGTAACTTCATCTACTACGGCGACCAGACGGCGCTCTACGGGTATGCGAACGACACGTGGCGTGCTACGTCGAAGCTGACGTTGAACTATGGTCTGCGGTACGAGTTCACCTCGGTGCCGGTCGGCGAGCGGGCACAAAGCCTGAATAGTCTGGCCAGCGTTGCCGGCCTGATCAATTTCACCGCTCCTCAACCGCAGTACAAGAACTTTGCGCCACGATTTGGCGTGAACTACTCGCCTGACGAGAAGACTTCGATCCGCGCGGGCTTCGGCATGTCGTATGACGTGCTGTTCGACAACCTTGGCCTGCTGTCCTTTCCGCCACAATACTCGTCGACGAACGATGTGGGTGACGGAAAGACAGGCATCAAAAACCCTGGCGATCCTGACTTTTTGAAGGACGGCGGTCTGCCGGCGGGCACGGGCACGCTGAACACCTTCACGAACGACCTGGCTGGGCAGAAGGCGGCGACCTCGGCATATCTACCGAACCAGCAACTGCCATACGCGGAGACGTGGTCTCTGGGGGTACAGCGGGTGATCGGCTCAAACTACACTGCAGAGATCCGGTATCTTGGGACACGTGGCATCCATCTGCCTACACAGGACCAGATAAATGTGCAGCCACGTGTAACAGCAGCAAATCAGCTGACGACTTCGCTCAGCGGTGGAACGTCGGTTGCGACGTCACCCAATGCGAATACGCTGTCGGCGATCCAAGCGCTGTCAAATATCCTGCCTGCCTATGAGGCGGCCGGATTCACCGGCAAGATCACGTCGTATCAGCCCTACTCCCAGTCAAACTATAACGGCCTTGCCGGGACGCTACAGCGACGGTTTCAGAATGGGCTCTCCGTCAACGCAGCATACACGTGGAGCAAAACGCTTGACGATGCAACGGCCGAGGTGTTCGCGACGGTACTCTCGCCACGTCGTCCTCAGAACTCGCAGAACGTTGCGGCGGATTACGGCCGTTCGGCGCTCGACCGGACTCATCGTTTGACGATCGCCGCAGTCTACGATCTTCCTTACTTCAAGCACTCGAACTACCTGCTGAAGAACCTGGCAGGTAACTGGGTCTTCTCGCCGATTTATACCTACGAGTCGCCAGAGTACGCGACGACACTTTCAGGGGTGAACTCGAACCTTAACGGCGATTCAGGCTCGGCAATCGATCGTACGATCATCAACCCGAACGGTGTGAAAGGGACGAGTTCCAGCGTGAAAGCGGTATACAGCACGACGCTAGCGGGTAACTGCACGGCACCGGCGACGACCTGCTCTGGCAATCTGGTGGGGTATGTAGCAGTAACACCGAACGCATACTACATCCAGGCTGGCGCAGGTACGCTGCCGACCGCTTCTCGGAATACGCTGCCGATTCGTCCGATCGACGACGTGGACCTGGCGGCGACCAAACGGTTGAACATCACCGAACGGATTGCATTTGAGTTCCAAGCGCAGGCATTCAATGTGCTGAACCATCCGCAGTATATTCCGGGCTCGCTGAATAACGTGAACACTAACAGTTTCACAAGCTCGTATGCATTCCAGACGGCGGGCAACCCTGCATTCAACCATCCAGAGCTGATCTTCAAGAGCAATGCGCGCACGCTGCAATTGGCCGGAAAGTTGACATTCTAG
- a CDS encoding 23S rRNA (pseudouridine(1915)-N(3))-methyltransferase RlmH, producing MKITLSAIVPRRARSKTEPTDRLIAEYLERSARYIPCESQLFDSETAFFDAFDRQPGRTPAYMVLLDSRGQQLSSEEFASRLGSLRDTGTQRIVLAIGPADGWSAEASNRARLLFSFGRITLPHQLARIVLAEQVYRALTILAGHPYHSGH from the coding sequence ATGAAGATCACCCTCTCCGCCATCGTCCCACGCCGTGCGCGCTCCAAAACCGAACCCACCGACCGTCTCATCGCGGAGTACCTGGAGCGCTCCGCTCGCTACATCCCCTGCGAGTCCCAGCTCTTCGACTCCGAGACCGCTTTTTTCGACGCGTTCGATCGACAACCCGGCCGCACCCCGGCCTACATGGTCCTGCTCGATAGCCGAGGCCAGCAGCTCTCGTCGGAGGAGTTCGCCTCCCGTCTTGGCTCTCTCCGCGACACTGGCACCCAACGGATTGTCCTCGCCATCGGCCCGGCAGACGGCTGGTCAGCCGAGGCCAGTAACCGCGCGAGACTGCTCTTCTCCTTTGGCCGCATCACGCTGCCCCATCAGCTCGCTCGCATCGTCCTCGCCGAACAGGTCTACCGCGCGCTTACCATCCTCGCCGGACATCCCTACCACTCCGGCCATTAA
- a CDS encoding alpha-N-arabinofuranosidase, translating into MPSSRRHFLETTSLAATSLALSGKRLLAQAATQVDARIDILPSEPIGTIAPEIYSHFIEHLGGVIYDGVWVGEKSKIPNVNGIRKAFIDAMKAVQAPVLRWPGGCFAESYDWRDGIGPAAKRPQRSAFWDQEDTNRYGTHEFMETCRAIGCQPYLAANLRALPARDFYQWVEYCNAPADSGNTLANERAANGDKQPFDVQFWGVGNESWGCGGNQTAEEYGEAWRRFTTWYPRYGSEPPAGAEPSNRKDLKLIACGPNGDDVAWTRGIMRSITAGHLPYGLSVHYYTSGDAKLFAHGDALQFDDAHYYDLLTRSSFMENVITDHWAALGEVDTQHKVKLVVDEWGAWYGKSTELKGVPSGPQYNLSQQSTMRDALLTGITLDIFQRHADKMAMANVAQSINCIHSLMLAREDKFTVTPAFHVFQMYLPHRNAQSLRVEFAAPSITNTLATLSPVGGASAVGSTAPVPRLAGLSGSASIKDKTVTLTVVNPHLDQPLTTEIALHGMTIASVKGTVLVGQNIHDHNDFDHPNAVHPTAAATGTPSGGRLTHTFPAASVTSLELTLA; encoded by the coding sequence ATGCCGTCCAGCCGCCGCCACTTCCTCGAGACCACATCCCTCGCCGCCACCTCACTTGCCCTCTCTGGAAAACGGTTACTCGCTCAGGCAGCTACCCAGGTCGACGCCCGCATCGACATCCTTCCCTCTGAGCCCATCGGCACCATCGCGCCGGAGATCTACTCCCACTTCATCGAGCATCTCGGCGGCGTCATCTATGACGGCGTCTGGGTCGGCGAAAAGTCCAAGATCCCCAACGTCAACGGCATCCGCAAGGCGTTCATCGACGCGATGAAAGCCGTTCAAGCCCCCGTCCTGCGCTGGCCCGGCGGCTGCTTCGCCGAGAGCTACGACTGGCGCGACGGCATCGGTCCCGCTGCCAAACGTCCACAGCGTTCCGCCTTCTGGGATCAGGAAGACACCAACCGCTACGGCACCCACGAGTTCATGGAGACCTGCCGCGCCATCGGCTGCCAGCCCTACCTCGCGGCCAACCTCCGCGCCCTTCCTGCACGCGATTTCTACCAGTGGGTCGAGTACTGCAACGCCCCCGCCGACTCCGGCAATACTCTCGCCAACGAGCGCGCCGCCAACGGCGACAAGCAGCCCTTCGACGTCCAGTTCTGGGGCGTCGGCAACGAGAGCTGGGGCTGCGGCGGCAACCAGACCGCCGAGGAGTACGGCGAAGCCTGGCGCCGCTTCACCACCTGGTATCCGCGCTATGGCTCAGAGCCACCGGCCGGGGCCGAGCCCAGCAACCGTAAGGACCTCAAGCTCATCGCCTGCGGCCCCAACGGAGACGACGTCGCCTGGACTCGCGGCATCATGCGCTCCATCACCGCGGGCCATCTCCCCTACGGCCTCTCCGTCCACTACTACACCTCCGGCGACGCCAAACTCTTCGCCCATGGCGACGCGCTCCAGTTCGACGACGCCCACTACTACGACCTGCTCACCCGCAGCAGCTTCATGGAGAACGTCATCACCGACCACTGGGCGGCGCTCGGTGAGGTCGACACCCAGCACAAGGTCAAGCTCGTCGTCGACGAGTGGGGAGCCTGGTACGGCAAGTCCACTGAACTTAAGGGAGTCCCGTCCGGGCCACAATATAACCTCTCCCAGCAATCCACCATGCGCGATGCCCTCCTCACCGGCATCACGCTCGACATCTTCCAGCGCCACGCCGACAAGATGGCCATGGCCAACGTCGCCCAGTCCATCAACTGCATCCACTCCCTCATGCTCGCCCGCGAGGACAAGTTCACCGTCACCCCCGCCTTCCACGTCTTCCAGATGTACCTGCCGCACCGCAACGCACAGAGCCTCCGCGTCGAGTTCGCCGCACCGTCTATCACCAACACCCTCGCCACACTCTCGCCCGTCGGCGGAGCCAGCGCAGTCGGCAGCACCGCTCCAGTTCCTCGGCTCGCCGGTCTCAGCGGCTCGGCCTCCATCAAAGACAAGACCGTCACCCTCACCGTCGTCAACCCGCACCTCGACCAGCCCCTCACCACCGAGATCGCCCTCCACGGCATGACCATCGCCTCCGTCAAAGGCACCGTCCTCGTAGGCCAGAACATCCACGACCACAATGACTTCGACCACCCCAACGCTGTCCACCCCACCGCCGCCGCCACCGGCACCCCCAGCGGAGGCCGTCTAACCCACACCTTTCCCGCCGCCAGCGTCACCAGCCTCGAATTGACCCTCGCCTAA
- a CDS encoding acyltransferase family protein: MPSAPTSPHTPSTRLVSLDVFRGLTIAGMILVTDPGTYSAVYPQLRHAEWMGATATDMIFPSFLFIVGVAITLSFSSRIARGEDRRRLAGHVLVRAVILFLLGLAVNGFPDYNWHTLRLPGILQRIAVCYLCAGLLYLFASKPKQQESASPATPRVILFATLIIGLLALYWALLRWVPVPGLGAGRLDSYGNLPAYIDRTLIGTRHMWPWGLTPGMGVTYDSEGFLSTLPALTNLLIGVLTGEWMRTQQSGEKKAIALALAGLALLLAGWFLSPLLPLNKRIWTSTFALFSSGISLLLFSFFYVVVDLYRSRWWTPPALVLGTNAILAFALSSVITTLSDRLHISGGSLTLHQAGQQLFASWLSPIHASLTYAIAIVLLNIAIIVPLYRKRIFLKI; encoded by the coding sequence ATGCCTAGCGCGCCAACATCTCCGCATACTCCCTCCACCAGACTCGTCTCGCTCGATGTCTTTCGCGGGCTGACAATCGCCGGGATGATTCTCGTTACCGACCCCGGAACCTACAGCGCCGTCTACCCTCAGCTTCGCCACGCCGAGTGGATGGGAGCCACGGCGACGGACATGATCTTCCCCTCCTTCCTCTTTATCGTCGGCGTCGCGATCACCCTGTCCTTCAGCTCCCGCATCGCACGCGGCGAAGATCGCCGCCGACTCGCCGGGCACGTCCTTGTGCGAGCCGTTATCCTCTTCCTCCTCGGCCTCGCCGTCAACGGCTTCCCCGACTACAACTGGCACACCCTGCGCCTGCCCGGAATCCTCCAAAGGATCGCCGTCTGTTATCTCTGCGCCGGCCTTCTGTATCTGTTCGCAAGCAAACCTAAGCAGCAGGAGTCGGCATCGCCAGCTACACCACGCGTCATCCTCTTCGCGACGCTCATCATCGGACTCCTCGCGCTCTACTGGGCGCTGCTCCGCTGGGTTCCTGTTCCGGGCCTCGGTGCGGGCAGGCTCGACAGCTACGGCAACCTGCCCGCCTATATCGACCGCACCCTCATCGGAACCAGACACATGTGGCCCTGGGGTCTCACCCCGGGCATGGGCGTGACCTACGATTCGGAGGGTTTCCTATCGACCCTGCCCGCACTGACCAACCTCCTGATCGGCGTGCTCACCGGCGAATGGATGCGCACGCAGCAGTCGGGGGAAAAGAAGGCGATTGCCCTCGCACTGGCCGGCCTCGCGCTGCTGCTGGCTGGTTGGTTCCTAAGCCCCCTGCTGCCACTGAACAAACGCATCTGGACCAGCACCTTCGCGCTCTTCAGCAGCGGCATCAGCCTGCTCCTGTTCTCGTTCTTCTATGTTGTCGTTGACCTGTACCGCTCCCGCTGGTGGACGCCGCCCGCACTGGTCCTCGGGACCAACGCCATTCTCGCCTTCGCGCTCTCCAGCGTCATCACGACGCTCAGCGACCGCCTCCACATCTCCGGCGGCTCGCTGACCCTCCATCAAGCTGGCCAGCAACTCTTCGCCTCATGGCTCTCGCCGATCCACGCATCACTGACCTACGCCATCGCCATCGTGCTGCTCAACATCGCGATCATCGTTCCGCTCTATCGCAAGCGCATCTTCCTTAAGATCTGA